One genomic window of Actinoalloteichus hoggarensis includes the following:
- a CDS encoding class I SAM-dependent methyltransferase, with amino-acid sequence MSADHVLDPLPLTGERTLPGIARENYWFRRHEAAYRALLPHCRGARVLDAGCGEGYGAALLASVAELVVAADLDAPTAAHVGRSYPAVGVVQAELTRLPVATSSVDVVANLQVIEHLWDQQAFLAECRRVLRPGGLLLLTTPNRLTFSPNGTTNPFHTRELDPTELAELLTDAGLVVDRLAGLHHGPALRERERRRGGSLIDEQIRLAVEQRDWPADLIDEVSAVRAEDFVIADTEQTSSLDLLAVGRRP; translated from the coding sequence ATGTCCGCCGATCACGTCCTCGATCCGCTGCCGCTCACCGGGGAGCGCACGCTGCCGGGCATCGCCAGAGAGAACTACTGGTTCCGCCGCCACGAGGCGGCGTATCGGGCGCTGCTGCCGCACTGCCGCGGGGCGCGGGTCTTGGACGCGGGCTGCGGGGAGGGCTACGGGGCCGCCCTGTTGGCCTCGGTGGCGGAGCTGGTCGTCGCGGCGGACCTCGACGCGCCGACCGCCGCGCACGTCGGCCGGTCCTATCCGGCGGTCGGCGTCGTCCAGGCGGAGCTGACCAGGCTGCCCGTCGCGACGTCGAGTGTGGACGTCGTGGCGAATCTCCAGGTCATCGAGCATCTGTGGGATCAGCAGGCCTTCCTGGCGGAGTGTCGGCGAGTGCTGCGGCCGGGCGGGCTGCTGCTGCTCACCACGCCCAACCGGCTGACCTTCTCGCCGAACGGCACCACGAACCCCTTTCACACCCGCGAGCTGGACCCGACCGAGCTGGCGGAGCTGCTGACCGACGCAGGCCTCGTCGTGGATCGGCTCGCCGGGCTGCACCACGGTCCGGCACTGCGCGAGCGGGAACGACGCCGGGGCGGCTCGCTGATCGACGAGCAGATCCGGCTGGCGGTCGAGCAGCGGGACTGGCCCGCCGACCTGATCGACGAGGTCTCGGCCGTGCGCGCCGAGGACTTCGTCATCGCCGACACCGAGCAGACGTCCAGTCTGGATCTGCTGGCCGTGGGACGGCGGCCGTGA
- a CDS encoding AfsR/SARP family transcriptional regulator, which translates to MRYRLLGPLESRTGVEWVSPGSPQQRLTLAVLLLHAPHPVSVTALLGELWPERSPQDGAEAVRRDVDETRAFLREHGDDPIHQDDDGYRIDVGAEDLDLTMFTAAVDAGGRQMRSGLFRQAIDSFHRARTLWRDTPFSDVPASPLILTERPRVLATMRRCQLGLIDARLATDDLGDLGGEIDAELARHPLSEDLWIRKALLCNQLGSRADAMNVFHQAHATLATELGIEPSEEMRRLYAGILDGESPAALLHILGVSAPTSAVSALSAVPPRPEAFPSELPPASPYFEGRAQEIAVLGDLLDTTDARACTVVTVNGMAGSGKTTLAVRACRAAAEQYPDGQLFVDLRGHSGDEPLSPLAAVGRVLYSLGVPGDEIPGDLHEATARYRTISAGRRLLILADDARDVAQVSPLVPAGAGSRLVVTSRGRLGGLPAPNGVRSLPLDPLPEAEARALLTEIIGPEPAARPDVLDTLVRLGGGLPLSLRILAAQLRQAPERRFAELTRRLASGRLLSALEILGDPQASVRTALDQSYATLPEEVRRLFRRLSWLPGREIDARAAAVVLGCDVESADRLLARLEADQLLQQHGTHRYRLHDAVREFAEERSEQEDPHHERTTAVNRVLRWHLGRAWTAIGQARTFCPAGLDEELTEFDPATFALPAGWTTLRWWDLERATIAAATRCAMQYGLHRVCWMLSYCLTTYLQQRLRLTEWQETSDLGMSAALAADDREGRAWLKNAEGKLLAQLRRLPESIEALTESVRTFGELGRAEAELMAVGNLGIVHSLHGDDALGVELLERAVAQSERLDAPQRLHIGLNNLTMGYLQTGRVDEAVATGRRSLEVLVGLDYPQLNDDRGRALDSLGQAYRRAGLLHEAVRAHAAALRDFEIADNSVDRIVCLNNLGECQRLLGNHDSAVAMFSLALDYQRIAEDDWSIAHALGRLGTELIEAGRAGEARAPLTEAAELLRRLDVGRADELTTLVSAEDLTGRADALAELFTIRRS; encoded by the coding sequence GTGCGCTACCGACTGCTCGGCCCGCTGGAGTCTCGCACGGGCGTCGAGTGGGTCAGTCCTGGCTCACCCCAGCAGCGACTGACCCTCGCCGTCCTACTGCTACACGCGCCTCATCCCGTCTCCGTCACCGCCCTGCTCGGCGAGCTGTGGCCGGAGCGATCCCCGCAGGACGGCGCGGAGGCCGTGCGGCGGGACGTCGACGAGACCCGCGCGTTCCTCCGCGAGCACGGCGACGACCCGATCCACCAGGACGACGACGGCTACCGCATCGACGTCGGCGCGGAGGACCTCGACCTGACGATGTTCACCGCCGCCGTCGACGCGGGCGGGAGGCAGATGCGCTCCGGACTGTTCCGTCAGGCGATCGACTCCTTTCACCGGGCGCGCACCCTGTGGCGCGACACCCCGTTCTCCGACGTGCCCGCCTCGCCGCTGATCCTGACCGAACGACCCCGCGTCCTGGCGACGATGCGCCGCTGCCAGCTGGGACTGATCGACGCGCGGCTGGCCACCGACGATCTCGGCGACCTCGGCGGGGAGATCGACGCGGAGCTGGCGCGGCATCCCCTCAGCGAGGACCTGTGGATTCGCAAGGCGCTGCTGTGCAACCAGCTCGGCAGCCGCGCCGACGCGATGAACGTCTTCCATCAGGCGCACGCCACACTGGCCACCGAGCTGGGCATCGAACCGAGCGAGGAGATGCGGCGGCTCTACGCGGGCATCCTCGACGGCGAGTCGCCCGCCGCGCTGCTGCACATCCTCGGGGTGAGCGCACCCACCTCGGCGGTCAGCGCCCTCTCGGCCGTGCCGCCGCGTCCCGAGGCGTTCCCCTCGGAGCTGCCGCCCGCCTCGCCGTACTTCGAGGGACGGGCGCAGGAGATCGCCGTCCTCGGCGACCTGCTGGACACCACCGATGCGCGGGCCTGCACGGTGGTGACGGTCAACGGCATGGCGGGTTCGGGCAAGACCACGCTGGCGGTGCGCGCGTGTCGCGCCGCGGCCGAGCAGTATCCGGACGGGCAGCTGTTCGTCGATTTGCGCGGCCATTCCGGGGACGAGCCGTTGAGCCCGCTCGCCGCCGTGGGACGAGTGTTGTACTCGCTGGGCGTCCCCGGCGACGAGATCCCCGGCGACCTGCATGAGGCCACCGCCCGCTACCGCACGATCTCGGCGGGTCGACGACTGCTGATCCTCGCCGACGACGCCAGAGACGTGGCACAGGTGAGTCCCCTGGTGCCCGCCGGTGCGGGCTCGCGGCTCGTCGTCACCAGCAGAGGCAGACTCGGTGGGCTGCCCGCACCGAACGGCGTCCGATCCCTGCCGCTGGACCCGCTGCCCGAGGCCGAGGCGCGGGCCCTGCTGACCGAGATCATCGGCCCGGAGCCCGCGGCACGGCCCGATGTGCTCGACACACTGGTCCGACTCGGCGGCGGCCTGCCGTTGTCGCTGCGCATCCTGGCGGCGCAGCTTCGTCAGGCGCCGGAGCGGCGGTTCGCGGAACTGACCCGGCGGCTGGCCTCCGGGCGACTGCTGAGCGCCCTGGAGATCCTGGGCGACCCGCAGGCGTCGGTCCGCACCGCCCTGGACCAGTCGTACGCGACGCTGCCCGAGGAGGTCCGTCGCCTGTTCCGCAGATTGAGCTGGCTGCCGGGTCGGGAGATCGACGCGCGAGCGGCGGCGGTCGTGCTCGGCTGCGACGTCGAGAGCGCCGATCGGCTGCTGGCCCGACTCGAGGCCGATCAGCTCCTCCAACAGCACGGCACCCACCGGTACCGCCTGCACGACGCGGTCCGCGAGTTCGCCGAGGAGCGCAGCGAACAGGAGGACCCGCATCACGAGCGCACGACGGCCGTGAACCGGGTGCTGCGCTGGCATCTGGGACGGGCCTGGACGGCGATCGGGCAGGCCCGCACGTTCTGCCCGGCGGGTCTCGACGAGGAGTTGACCGAGTTCGATCCCGCGACCTTCGCGCTGCCCGCGGGCTGGACCACGCTCCGCTGGTGGGACCTCGAACGTGCCACCATCGCGGCCGCCACCAGGTGCGCGATGCAGTACGGCCTGCACCGCGTCTGCTGGATGCTCAGCTACTGCCTCACCACCTACCTGCAACAGCGGCTTCGCCTGACCGAATGGCAGGAGACCTCGGACCTGGGCATGTCGGCGGCGTTGGCCGCGGACGACCGGGAGGGCCGCGCCTGGCTGAAGAACGCCGAGGGCAAGCTCTTGGCCCAGCTGCGTCGGCTGCCGGAGTCCATCGAGGCCCTGACCGAGAGCGTGCGCACCTTCGGCGAACTCGGCCGCGCCGAGGCGGAGCTGATGGCCGTGGGCAACCTGGGCATCGTGCACTCGCTGCACGGGGACGACGCACTCGGCGTGGAACTGCTGGAACGAGCCGTGGCCCAGAGCGAACGGCTGGACGCGCCACAACGCCTGCACATCGGGCTGAACAACCTGACCATGGGCTATCTCCAGACGGGTCGCGTGGACGAGGCCGTCGCCACCGGCCGACGCAGCCTGGAGGTCCTGGTCGGCCTGGACTATCCCCAGTTGAACGACGATCGCGGACGGGCGCTGGACTCGCTCGGACAGGCGTATCGACGCGCGGGACTTCTGCACGAGGCGGTGCGGGCGCATGCGGCGGCCCTGCGCGACTTCGAGATCGCGGACAACTCGGTCGACCGGATCGTGTGTCTGAACAACCTCGGCGAATGTCAGCGACTGCTCGGCAATCACGACAGCGCGGTGGCGATGTTCTCCCTCGCGTTGGACTACCAGCGCATCGCCGAGGACGACTGGAGCATCGCCCACGCCCTCGGCAGGCTCGGCACTGAGCTGATCGAGGCGGGTCGGGCCGGGGAGGCCAGGGCGCCGCTCACCGAGGCCGCAGAACTCCTGCGCAGGCTCGACGTCGGCCGAGCCGACGAACTCACCACGTTGGTGAGCGCCGAGGACCTCACGGGTCGGGCGGACGCCCTCGCGGAGCTGTTCACGATCCGACGGAGCTGA
- a CDS encoding glycosyltransferase family 4 protein yields the protein MRVLMLSWEYPPVVVGGLGRHVHALAEQLAAQGHEVTLLCRQPTGTDASTHPTEVDSRAGVRVVRVAEDPAHLSFERDLVAWTLAMGHAMIRAGLALLRERRPDVVHAHDWLVAHPAIALAEAAEVPLIATLHATEAGRHSGWLSQPLNQQIHSIEWWLAHRADRLITCSAAMRQEAAQLFDVEPADVAVLHNGISPSPWRVSPAKVAHARTSVQPKDAPLLLFFGRIEWEKGAQDAVAALPAIRRSHPGAVLAIAGQGGYQERLVEEARRHRVRRAVRLTGQLSDEELAALLAAADVVVLPSRYEPFGIVALEAAAAGAPLVASTAGGLGEVVLDGETGLSFTPGDVAGLTSGVRRVLADPASAARRASAARDRLSTDFAWPAIAAATADVYAAALDHEQARRRTAAPTAAVDGWPACRGAELSRPKIPSGNLLSG from the coding sequence ATGCGGGTCCTGATGTTGTCCTGGGAGTACCCCCCGGTGGTCGTCGGCGGGCTCGGCAGGCACGTCCATGCCTTGGCCGAGCAGCTGGCCGCCCAGGGGCACGAGGTGACCCTGCTGTGTCGACAGCCCACCGGCACCGATGCGAGCACTCACCCGACCGAGGTGGACAGCAGGGCGGGCGTGCGGGTCGTACGAGTCGCCGAGGACCCGGCTCATCTGTCCTTCGAACGCGATCTGGTCGCCTGGACCCTGGCGATGGGGCACGCGATGATCCGCGCGGGACTCGCGCTGCTGCGGGAGCGGCGGCCCGACGTAGTACACGCCCACGACTGGCTGGTGGCTCATCCCGCCATCGCCCTCGCCGAGGCCGCCGAGGTGCCGCTGATCGCGACCCTGCACGCCACCGAGGCCGGTCGCCACAGCGGTTGGCTCTCTCAGCCGCTCAATCAGCAGATCCACTCGATCGAGTGGTGGCTGGCCCATCGGGCGGATCGACTGATCACCTGCTCGGCCGCCATGCGGCAGGAGGCCGCGCAGCTCTTCGACGTGGAGCCCGCGGACGTCGCCGTGCTGCACAACGGGATCAGCCCGAGCCCTTGGCGAGTGTCACCCGCCAAGGTGGCGCACGCGCGGACCTCGGTGCAGCCGAAGGACGCGCCGCTGCTGTTGTTCTTCGGCCGCATCGAATGGGAGAAGGGAGCCCAGGACGCCGTCGCAGCGCTCCCCGCGATCCGCCGAAGCCATCCGGGCGCCGTGTTGGCGATCGCCGGGCAGGGCGGCTACCAGGAAAGACTCGTCGAGGAGGCCCGCAGACACCGGGTGCGGCGAGCCGTGCGCCTCACCGGCCAGCTGTCCGACGAGGAGCTGGCCGCACTGCTCGCCGCCGCCGACGTCGTCGTGCTGCCCAGCAGGTACGAGCCTTTCGGCATCGTGGCGTTGGAGGCCGCCGCGGCGGGCGCCCCGTTGGTGGCCTCCACGGCGGGCGGCCTCGGCGAGGTCGTGCTCGACGGTGAGACGGGGCTGTCCTTCACACCCGGCGACGTCGCCGGGCTGACCTCGGGGGTCCGCCGGGTACTGGCCGATCCCGCGAGCGCGGCCCGGCGGGCCTCGGCGGCGCGCGACCGGCTGAGCACCGATTTCGCCTGGCCCGCCATCGCCGCCGCGACGGCGGACGTCTACGCCGCCGCGCTCGACCACGAGCAGGCACGCCGCCGGACCGCTGCCCCGACCGCCGCCGTCGACGGCTGGCCTGCCTGCCGCGGCGCCGAACTGTCCCGGCCCAAGATTCCCTCGGGGAACCTGCTGTCCGGGTGA
- a CDS encoding PPOX class F420-dependent oxidoreductase, producing the protein MRPVTPRNLRRLLDTPVFGIVATIQPDGTPQQSVVWIGRDGDDVLFYLAAGSRKEKNLRRDPRVSVLVNPVDAPYTYAVIQGTATFEPDRALALRDELTAKYVGISHAEHIARTPEAAYAGEVTAVRVTPNRILGRL; encoded by the coding sequence ATGCGGCCCGTGACGCCCCGGAACCTGCGACGACTCCTCGACACGCCCGTCTTCGGCATCGTCGCGACGATCCAGCCCGACGGCACCCCGCAGCAGTCCGTGGTCTGGATCGGCCGAGACGGCGACGACGTGCTGTTCTACCTCGCCGCGGGGAGCCGCAAGGAGAAGAACCTGCGTCGCGACCCGCGAGTGAGCGTGCTGGTGAACCCCGTCGACGCCCCCTACACCTACGCCGTCATCCAGGGCACGGCGACCTTCGAACCGGATCGCGCCCTGGCCCTCCGCGACGAGCTGACGGCGAAGTACGTCGGGATCTCGCACGCGGAACACATCGCACGAACGCCGGAAGCGGCGTACGCGGGCGAGGTGACGGCCGTGCGCGTGACGCCGAACAGGATCCTCGGTCGACTCTGA
- a CDS encoding 1,4-alpha-glucan branching protein domain-containing protein produces MGGRSAEPLGEFCLVLHTHLPWLARHGSWPVGEEWLYQAWADSYLPLIELLEHLAAEGLRDQLALGVTPVLAAQLDDPYSLRGLHDWLGDRVLRTRHAAVRWQQGRPELRALAAAEHRRAVDALGLFETRWRHGASPLLRPLVDSGVIELLGGPATHPFQPLLHPRLRAEALRVGLADGELRRGSRGTGIWAPECGFDPGMELGYADAGVTHFLVDSPALAGRTSAARPVWDSEVVCFGRDGEIAERVWSPKVGYPGHPAYRDFHTYDHPTGLKPARVTGRTVAPEDKQPYLPDVAAAAVAEHVADFVDAVVTRLREHRDAADTARPPLVVAAFDTELFGHWWHEGPAWLAGVLRGLPEAGVTVTTPRRVLAAGHVGAPVELPASSWGSGKDWRVWNGPAVADLVADNDRLQHRLLAVVDGHRFGAGRDRVLDQLWQEALLACSSDWAFMVTRDSAADYARARAAEHTAAFDRLADLVEAGDRAEAEAAATRLRVVDGPFGALDARGLLRGRGASH; encoded by the coding sequence ATCGGCGGCCGATCCGCCGAGCCGCTCGGCGAGTTCTGTCTCGTCCTGCACACCCATCTGCCCTGGCTGGCGCGGCACGGCAGCTGGCCGGTCGGCGAGGAGTGGCTCTACCAGGCCTGGGCCGACTCCTACCTGCCGCTGATCGAACTCCTCGAACACCTGGCCGCCGAAGGCCTGCGTGATCAGCTGGCCCTCGGCGTCACCCCGGTTCTCGCCGCTCAACTGGACGATCCCTACAGCCTGCGCGGCCTGCACGACTGGCTCGGCGATCGAGTGCTGCGCACCCGCCACGCCGCCGTCCGCTGGCAGCAGGGCAGGCCCGAGCTGCGTGCCCTGGCCGCAGCCGAACATCGTCGGGCTGTCGACGCCCTGGGACTGTTCGAGACCCGCTGGCGCCACGGGGCGTCACCGCTGCTGCGGCCGCTGGTGGACTCCGGAGTGATCGAGCTGCTGGGCGGCCCGGCGACGCATCCGTTCCAACCGCTGCTGCACCCGCGTCTGCGCGCGGAGGCCCTGCGGGTCGGGCTGGCGGACGGGGAGCTGCGGCGGGGAAGCCGCGGCACGGGGATCTGGGCGCCGGAGTGCGGCTTCGACCCCGGGATGGAGCTCGGCTACGCCGACGCCGGGGTGACGCACTTCCTCGTCGACTCCCCCGCGCTCGCGGGCCGGACCTCGGCGGCACGACCGGTGTGGGACTCCGAGGTCGTCTGCTTCGGCCGGGACGGCGAGATCGCCGAGCGGGTGTGGTCGCCGAAGGTCGGCTATCCGGGGCATCCCGCCTATCGGGACTTCCACACCTACGACCATCCGACAGGGCTCAAGCCCGCGAGGGTCACCGGTCGGACCGTCGCGCCCGAGGACAAGCAGCCCTACTTGCCCGACGTCGCGGCGGCGGCGGTGGCGGAGCACGTCGCGGACTTCGTGGACGCGGTCGTCACCCGGTTGCGGGAGCATCGCGACGCCGCCGACACCGCACGGCCGCCGCTGGTGGTGGCGGCCTTCGACACCGAGCTGTTCGGTCACTGGTGGCATGAGGGTCCGGCGTGGCTGGCGGGCGTCCTGCGCGGCCTGCCCGAGGCGGGTGTCACGGTGACCACGCCGCGGCGGGTGCTCGCGGCCGGGCATGTCGGCGCCCCGGTCGAACTGCCCGCGTCGTCGTGGGGCTCGGGCAAGGACTGGCGGGTGTGGAACGGCCCCGCCGTGGCGGATCTGGTGGCGGACAACGATCGGCTCCAGCATCGGCTGCTCGCCGTGGTCGACGGCCACCGCTTCGGCGCGGGCCGTGACCGGGTGCTCGATCAGCTCTGGCAGGAGGCACTGCTGGCCTGCTCCAGCGACTGGGCGTTCATGGTGACCCGCGATTCGGCGGCCGACTACGCGCGGGCGCGGGCGGCCGAGCACACCGCCGCCTTCGATCGGCTGGCCGATCTGGTGGAAGCGGGCGACCGCGCCGAGGCGGAGGCGGCGGCGACCCGCCTGCGGGTGGTCGACGGGCCCTTCGGCGCTCTGGACGCGCGCGGTCTGCTGCGCGGGCGCGGCGCCTCCCACTGA